The genomic segment TTGTGTCATAGTTGCCAGTCTTGTTGGGgcttgtatgtttgtttttttttaattggttcAAATACATGCATTCCaattttatttgacattatttATCTCTTTACTACGATCAACGTTTAAAAGCCAAAGGCATTCCAGTGATGCTCTGCGAGATTCTGCCCTTCACTGCCAATTTTTACcttttgtgtcctttttttatttccaagtTTGGAAGACACTTAAATAGTGAGGAAAACAGAGACCGTAACTGTAATGCAAAGTTCATATTTCTAGGTCAATGACGGTTACAAGTACACGCGCAGTGTATTGTTGCGCAGTGTATTGTACCTCATTTGATAAGATAAGCCTTTTATCTCAGAACACTTTAACCTTTTCACTCAGTAAAACATCATGACAAAAGAATCACTACATTCATGTCAACATATGTTGACAAATTTTGTTTATAAGAACAAGTCTTGGGTCCTAAGGCACCTGTTATCAGTATCCCAAAGGTGTATTGCTGTCTTGCCAGTAATATGACATTTTCATGCCCCAGtttggaaatgtgacacaaaACTTACCGCCTCCACTGGGTCATGTAGAGTTATAGGTAGTATTTTGTTCAAAGTGACTGACACATGATTCTGTTCACTATTCATGCCCGTGTAGTTGCTGCTTCAAGTCAACTGTTATTAGCTTTTATAAGGGACGGTGGACTGGGTCTGTCAGTAATTGAGtgattttaaatgtactgtTTAAGATTTTGTAGAAGAGTTCATAAAAATGACTTAACTTGAATTGTCAAATCTctaaataaaagtttatttctctctgtcccGACTCACTCTGGTGTATATTTGCATTGGTTGAATTTTAACCTTTATAAAAGTCACCTGCTATCATTTAATTGTTCCTGAATCATTGAGATGGATCAAAGGGGAAGTAAAAATGACCCCACAGAGATTAATTTCACTTGTAGTTCAGTGTGCAGTTAATCGTGGCGGAAAACTTTGACGTACAATTATTAGACTTGTACTGCGTGGAAGTCAAGCAAACATTTGTCAACAACAGGTTTTATTATTCAAATTGTAACTGCAACAGGCATGTATCAAAAAGGTCAATACAGCAAAGCCTTTACAAAATCTGGCTCGACACTTAAGTCTTCCCAAAAAATGGCTGTCGCAACAAATTGTAAACAGTTTTATCAACAGTCTTACAGCACTTACAGCAAAATACAAATCAGCTAAAGTAAGAAAAGCACCtgttatttctcaaaatgtttaaacacaaacacaattttgtGCCACTATACAGAGTCAAAgtagacaaaccaaacacaaataaatggaATGTTCAAAGTCACACTTGACCATTTTGTTTCCgtacaaaagaagaagaaggagaagaagaagaaagaaaaaaaaaaaagacagctggAGTTGTTCCTCACAACAAAAAGGCAAAGGGATTGGACAGTGCATTCAAAAGACAAGCACACCATGCACTTGATGGGAACAGGAGTTGGTTTGGTCACTTAGCATAGTTTGTGCATAGTTATAAGGCATCAATCGAGCAGTCCTTTAGGTTGCATGTGGCTGTGAGAGACATTCTGCGGAGAGGGAGAGTCTCCTTCAGTAGATCCTCgccagggaaaaaaaaacaaaaaaacaacctcgCATCACCCCGCAGTCACCCCCATCCCTCTCCCTCTTGATAAGAGACTGGCAAATCCCTGAGCGAGTCAAGTTGCGTGGAGTGGAGTTTCAGGTGAGATGCATGTGCAGTGAGTAACTGATCTCCAGtctgggggggaggggggttgtgGGGAGGGGTGAGCTCCCCCCGCCTCCCCGAGTTCAACCAGCACTGGAAGAGTTGGAAACATCATCGGAAAAGGACTAATTTCTATAATAATACCTTCACAGGGTGTCTTGAAGATTTCATGGAGACGAAGCTGCGCATCCAACACCATCGTTATTTAGGGAGTGCAAGAACACATTGTAGCACAGGTGGAGTTACTTATGGCATCTGGTGTGTTTGAGTAAGGTTCTGCTCATGGCTTTAACAGTGGGATGACAGTTCAGACAAGTGGTTCGTCACATCTGTGCTTCGAAGGCAAACCGTGAAGCCGACATGGTTCACTTCAGTTCGAGGGggaaaaaggaaacaacaaacaagaagATGAGTAAACAGTCTTCATAGAGGCAGCAAAAGGACTGGgcttgtcacatttttttttgtttcgttttgttttgtttgttttttttttttttacatgaggAAGAATCTTCAATACAAATGCAACATGGCATTACTCTAAAGTCTTAGGAGGGTCTCATGTCTGAATACTCCAGTTGTCTCAGTCAATTCAGTTCAGATCATTCTTCaaaatctttgttttcaaatgGCACTTCAAAATACCAGAAAAATGTCTTCTTCAGTTTTTATACTGCTTTCCCCTTAAGGTTCAccgacacaaaaaaaaaagtggtgtgTTCAGTCAGTAATGCCAAAACTACAGtggacaaataaataaaataaagcaaataaaaagaaaatacagcagtAGCCAAATGAGGTATCTATGTATTGCTCTATGTCAAAAAAGAggaattaaaaattaaataaattaaataaaatcagtggTTTATCAAGATGGGAGgcaaaagcaacaaaacataaacaaggTGTTAGGATCAGGTGAGGCAGCGGCAGGGCTGCAGGCTGTGGATGCCCCACCCGGTCCCCAGTGTGTGTGGTGAGGCCCTGAGGCCCGGGGTCAGGGGTCAGGAGGTTGAGGTGAAAGGGCACACGAGGAGTGTCAGGATTCTCTGCTTCCCTGAGGTATTTCTTTGGAGCTGGTTCCTCCTGCGCCTGTAGCTGTGTTGCCGTTTCTTCGGGGAGCGGCGCCGTCTTCGGTGTCTGCGCCGGCTGTGCTGGGCTCTCCCTCCTCGGAGACAGCGGTTTGTTCCTGCTGCAGGCCGCCCCAGCTGGCCTTGTTCAGCCCCATGTGGCCCAGCATGGTCTGGGACAGACGCGTGTCGGAGAAACGGGCCCACTCTGCAAACAGCGGCTCCGCCACATATGTCATGAAGCCTGGAGGGGGAGAAGAGGCAGTGAGGGCAGATTTGAGCTAAATATTAGATACAAGCAATAAGTGAAAGGGTAATAAAGCAAATATATTGTAACACTGTTGCTTACCTATTTGAATGTTGCCAACTGTGTTGTTGTCTCTGTCACAAAGTGGGCTGACTTCAAGTTTGTGCTTCCTCTCAATGTCTCctacaatatattaatatatgagCTATTACGCTTCTATTATCTTTTAGAATTAAGAGGTTAAAGATgataaatgaacagaaaacaaagaagaaaaacttaACGATtcaagaaaaggaaaggaataAACGACAAACAATGAAAGACATAAAGATAACCTTGTTGGAAGAACTCCTCAGTGACTTTCTCACTCCACTGTTTGCTCAGCTCCCAGGGTCTGCAGGGGTTACAGATGTCCGCACACTTCAGAGCCATCTGTACAGGGTgggaataaaacaaaagaacgCAGAGTTATGCTGAGAtgaggaaggtgtgtgtgtgtctgtgtcatgtttgtgtgtggcagAGGAGGTGACCGACCTGCAGGATGAAGTGGCGGTGGCTGGCACTGCTCAAGCACAGGTTCTCCTGGTCCAGGTGCAGACGAAACCTGGACAGGTAATCATTCTGTCTGCTGATGTCCGTGGCCAAGATTAAGGAGCCTAACTCCCTCTCCATGCTCAGCCTGTGGGGTCAGAAAGTACATGTATTTAGGGTGTTTGGTACAAACTGTGGCAtctgttggtgtttttctgtgaaTTGGTGCACTCAACAACATGTCAGTGTCAGACTGACCTGTCCTCAGCTGGCAGGTGGGAGAACAGCCCAGTCTCTCTGAGCAGCCCCACTGCTGACTTCCAGTGGTGATTTTCCAGAACTGAGGTATTCTGTGTGTTGAAAATTGTGCACAGACACATGGATTTTAATTAATCAGACGATGTTTTCTGCTGCAGTACATTCATAAGTAAATTTTTGTCATGCTAAAGagtgactgtatgtgtgttcttACCCTGTAGAGTGTAGCGAGATAGTGGTCAGTCTTGATGAGGAAAGGCTGGTTGACCCCAGGATGGTCCAGGTCATGAGTGGCGGCTGCTAGCAGTCCCAGTAGGATGTCATAGGAGGTTAGAGACTTTGCAAGCTGCACTCGCAACAAGACAAAGGCACAAAAATACGTCCAGTTAAGACATAATACACCTTCACTGTAGGGGCTGATGCACTCTCATTTCTGCAAATGACAAAATCAACCCAAAATGACTTCAATCAGACCCAAAATATGCACTCCTATCTGCATGTCTCACCATGGGCTCCCGCATATAGCAGTACATGGCCTGTGTGACATCTGCAGCGTGGACTGCGTTGTGGTAGGGGTTGTCGCCGTGGTAATCCTCCTGGACCATGACCAGGAACCTCCATAGTTTGACCATGTCCAGCTGGAAGAGCTCCACCAGGCCATACTGGTTCAGCAGGTGGAAGGTCAGAGTGATCAGGCTGTTTCCTGAACAGGAAGACAATCAGAATGAGCGTTCTGCTTTCATTTGGTTGATGTGTCTCTTTTTGCTTGTATTAGAAGAGAGAAATTGCACCATCAGATAttgttacactgtaaaatattaGTTATGCTCAGTGTATTCTAGTCTTTTACATTATTGGTATGTCCACTTTCTCTCAATCTGCCAAAACTACCTCTGCGTCACTTATTTCCTCTATTTCATTTCCCataattgcttttttaaatgatttttttgattgaaaacacattatgacatactgttttttttacaggaaatgGTCTGGTCAAAGTCATGCCCTTTATTCTAAACACAGCATATCTCGTGGCTTGATCATGACCCATTATATTTCTCAATATACTGTTAAATGGTCTAGAAGAAGCTGTTGCTCTCTGAGGTCTGACGCTTAagaacatgacaaaaaaaatttagacctaaaatcaaattaatttaaggTGGTTTTGTCCTGAAAATGCAGCAATTCAATTTTGGAGTCAATCTTTATGCCATAAATCCTCTGTGTCAGCCTTCCAATAGATGGCACCATTGTTAACACATTGTATGTAAGGCTGGTTAAATGCTGGATTCTCCTGTCAGTGCTGCATTACTCCATGTTATCATGACTTTTAAAACTAATTCTGACCagtatttaacatattttacataCCATTTGTCAACCTATCGAAGAGGAAAATATCAAAATTCCAGTTCCCGACTTTTTCCAGCATGCActacaagagaagaagaagcacagAATTATGATTTCCCATCACAATGAACAAATCCTGTGTGTTACTATAAGTCTGCatgttttgtgattattatgGTATGATTATATAAAAAGGTGGGTGTCATACTCTGGCCTGTCCAGTGTAGTCTTCATCCAGGATGTGGAGGGGGATCTGCTGGGGGACTCCCCGCAGCAGGCGGGACGAGTGCAGGTACCTCTGGAAGCTGAGCAGTCTGTGGACCCTCCTTTCAGGAGCAGAGCTGGCAGACCCACAGCCCAGCCgcactgcacacacagagacgcacacacacattaataaatAACTGACGAAAGGTGTCATAAGGAAAAAATGagcaacaatttttttttcccccggAAATGTTTATTTCAGAAGCTCATTAGGCTCGGAGAGTCTTGTGGGTCACACAAACTCGGTGGGGATCTGACACCAACACAGCGATATACAAACAGTCGCTGCTGACACAGCCGCCCACTCATAAGCCTTTCGTCTGGGATCACACAGCAGACATGCTTTGTCAgtggtctcacacacacacacacgcacgcgcacacacacacacacacacaaaagcactgTGTTTGAATAAACCGTGGCTGCAATCCGGAAACACGTCAGCATGAGGTCGGATTACTTTCGGGTCAaaatgccaacacacacacacacacacacacacacacacacacacacacacacacacacacacacacacacacacacacacacacacacacacacacacacacacacacacacacacacacacacacacacacacacacacacacacacacacttctctgtaGGTGTTTGAGGGTTATAGAAAAGGTTTCTATTTTATCACACAACCATTTACAGCTTTGATAAAAAAGCCTCGCACAGGGTTTACACTAAGACACACCTTGGTCTTTATCATCATGTGAAATACTGTACAAAAGCAGGTGCACAAATATCTGTCAATCTTGTGGAGAGGAACAAACTGTGTGCAGAGATTGATAATGCCTCTCGTTATCAAAGAGACCGCAAAGTCAAGGAAACTGACTATGATTCATACTGTACTCACCGTGAAGAGTTCGGAAGTCAATGCACAGGTACGGGTGGGAGCTTCTTCGTTCTGGTTCAAATCCAACCTGACTTCTCACTCTCACATCTCCTAGAAGAAATCAGCACTTATTTCCTCAAGACTCATGTTGATTGAAAAGAAAGGAGTCTGGATGTGCCAGGCCAAGtagtatttacatttatttttgattatatACACTGGAATTGATCTTGCTTAAGTGTCACGAGGACGGGCTTTACCCCAGGACGATAAACAGAGCACACAAATCAGATGATTGCAAACATTATGTGAGATTcagtttcatttgatttatttaccAACACGTCCGAAATCCTGACCGCTTATGAGCAAGTCTCTGTTCCACTCAGTCTTTGTGAAAAGCTGACATTGATACTGGTTTTCTGGCAATATTCTGAGATAGATGAGTGTTATAGTTTATATTCCCTCGCTTTTCAAGAAGTTCTGCTTTTTTTGATGTTATGTTTGCATTGTAAACTCTATTCTGTtgctcctgtgtttttttataatcCTGCCTGCTAAGCTTTAACTGTGAGGCGCTTTGTaacttttgctttaaaaaagtGCAAATCCATATATGAATCTTTACTTACTGTGCAAGTTAGTCAAAATTGAgtaatttttccttttttaagaCAAATCATGgatttttgttggttttaacCACAAAATTGCTGTCAAGACTCATGGGAGCTATAGTTGTTGAATgctaacaaaataatcaatctttttttttttttgttaaaacaatGTGTTAAACTTTTCTAGCcaatacattaatatatatatttgcccTTACTATAGCTTAGTGTGTGCACAGAAAACCTCACCATCATGTTTCAACTTTTCACAAAGAATCATAGAATAAGTGAAAAGGACAATTTGGTACTCTaagcaaatgaaaacaagcGAAAGATGTGATTTTGTAAATACTATTTGACCCAGACCTGATGTATCTTATGTTATCCATGTGCGggcacaatcacacacaaacacacactcccacatCCTCAAACAAGAAGATTCAATGGACAAACAATGAGACAAGTCAGTCAAACAGCTGAGCATGCAATGCCATGTCAGGACAGTCTGCTCTACTATTAGTACTCAAGAGTCACTGAAAGTGGTCTATAGTCTGTCAatgaccatttttttttattagtcaGGCAGAGGAACAGGAGCAGGCTCCAGACTTGGGCCAGACAGACGGCGGCCGGCCTGCTTGTAAACTGTAGTCAGGAGCAGTGAGAGCGTAGTGAGGTGACGGGATGGTGCTATGACACTGATGCAGTAAAATGCTAGTGTGTCGTTCCAGGCAACACTCTATATACAGCAAGACTCTATGTGGCGTTATACTGATCAAGGTGCTAAACAGTGCAATGGTATGTTTCCAGCATGGCACTCCTGACTGTCGTATGTGCAGTAGAATTAAAATCGAAGCAGTCACACAGGTGTGTTTCCCCCAACCAGCATATTACTTACTTGCAAACAGCTGTTTGAATATTACACAAGTTCCTATCAAAATACCAAAAACTAAGAATTACAATTCAAGGCATCATAATGCTCAACAGtattttgaaaagctgtttGTAAAGTTGTTGGTATGAATGTGGAGAGTGAAACCATATCAGTGGCATTTCACGTGCAAAACATAAACTatgaccagaaaaaaaaacactacaattCATGCACTCCTAggcagtgaatgtgtgtgtgtgtgtgtgtgcccacatttactgtatatacatctGTCACATCTGCAAATGCATGTGCTAGGGCTcagcacgtgtgtgtgtgcttgtgtgattAGTGTGTTTTGAGAGTCACAGGGTCCATGTTTCCCCTGCGGTGCATTAGTGCTGGTGCTCTGAGGTGGATGTAGGTCATGTCATTATAACTGATGTGGCGAAAGCTCTGAGTCCTGCTATTTGAAAGCACATCAGCATTAACTTGGCAGACTGAACCCTGGGCCCAGGCAAACACCAGTCTACATTAGCGTGCCTCTCCTCACACtcaatttaatataaaatctaCAGAGACAGATGCTTTATGCCGGTGACGTATGAGACTGCCATCATACTTAGCCaagtaaaatgattaaaaagcTAAAGCTCCTTCAGTCAGCTCAATAAATTGCTCTTAGTGTAACTAGACACACGTGGCAGCGGTCGACTCAAGCTGGAAAGTATAGAAATATCATGTGAAACCTACATTAAACAGGATTTCAACAAAGTCACTGAGTAAGCCTCAAACAAAAAGGAGAACACTGGCTctagtttctgtctgactcGCTGCTCACTCCCAGCAAACACCATCACATCTGTAAATTAGGGTAGCAAGAGTTGCATGCGAGGgcaaatttgtgtttggtagacTGATGTCAGGGGTACACCCAGGCTCTAATCGCACCATTATCCCCAATAACCTTATTGATGAGGAAGCCAAGGCTGATCTGGCTGCCTCCTACGGTGCATTTGACTAAAGCTGCCTGCCAAAGCTACGAGCGGTCCATCTTCCAAtccattttctaaactgctTATCTGTGCAGGGTCACTTGGGGCAGCGCTGAGCAAATGGACACACGCATACAGTGTGTACACGCAGACACGTgtacataaagacaaaaacacacccTGCTGCTAAACTCTTTAGTCTCCCGTTTGGCGGTTTAAATGAAATGCTGGACTCTAACAAATCTGATCAAACTTCAAAGACACTCAACGCTACAGATACACACAACCTAAGCCTATTGTGATTGAGAGATTACCAAAAGGCCAGGGATTGAGTGGACGTGCACTCTAGTGCTTCCCTTTCTCTTTATAATCTCTACAACCCTCTCTCCATTTCTGATCCATCCATTTCCCATCTCACCGCTTTTTAAGCCATTGTGTATTAAGAAATGGACATGATCATGGCAGAGATAAACCTAGTGATGtttgtaaagtgtgtgtgtgtgtgtgtgtgtgtgtgcgtgcgtgtgcgtgtatgCAGATAATGTGTGTGCACGGACAGCAGGAAAATACTTACCTAGCATGCGAATGTACAGTGCCGTCTGGTCTGAGCTGTCATAGGAGATGGCCCCGcgtctctggaaaaaaaacagaaggaaacatCATCAATGTCTGTCCAACGTGAACCAACACAATGTTGTCAAATAACAGGTTAGTGGTTGTTTCTGCCCGCAATGGTATATACATACAGCTTGATAACTGGAGGGTAGTGTAATGTCACTACTGTTGGTTATaatctactgtgtgtgtgtgtgtgtgtgtgtttgtgtgtgtgagtgagtgtgtacaCAAACTGTTACACTGATAAACATGTTCCAGCTCCATATCATCAGCCCGATACAGCACTTACACCGCTATCAGTCAAAGAAACTGACGTGTTATATGGATGCgcacatacatataaacatacacacacacacacacacacacgcacacagctTCCcataaatagattttattttggGCCTGTCCAAATAGATTTGCCCCCATccaaagtgttttctgtttttttttttacttccctTTAAAGGTCTTCCTCCTAATAAAAGTGTGGGTTgatcaaacatttcaaacattatGTACAGTTGTATAcatatcaaaaaaatatttcccTAATCAGacatcaacaaacaaaagccatttgaatgaatttgaattAGAATTTGAATGGTCTTCAATGGACCTGACAACCAGACGGACGTAACCCAACAACCCTTAATAAGCCAATAGCTTACGATTTAAAACATTCTGGGTGGCAATgtgatgtttaaatgttatGAATGATCTTCTCTGTTGCAAAACCAATTTGATTATCTAGACTCTACAGTGTGGGCAGCTGCATCACAGGAAGACTTGTTCAAAGAAAGAGCAACAGGAAGTGTTGACTTGTCCACCAAGTTTGTTGACCAGCTACTAACTGTTCATTGGATAAAAGTTGCTCTAAGTCTAGATTTAGACATGGGTACACTGTGTGCTGgggaaacacaaaaagacaaagggCTGGCTTGAATGCATGGCTGCAAAGAACAGAGTGAGCATGCCTTGTGAATATTGCACAAGAGTAAAGAGGAAGGTGAGCAAAATTGCTCCGTGTCTTACCACTGTTTTTAACTGTGTGATCAATATGCAAAAAATACACGTGAATTGCTGTATTTATCACCTCAACTAACATTATAAACCAATTAAACAACTCTGTAAATAAAGCAGTTGTGTTGGGATACAGTCAGTGCCTTCCATGCAAGTTTGAATCTAAGTAATGGTCTCCAACAGGCCATAACCGGTTGTTTCTTATCAGGgaatgttttttcccccccaaagtATCAGGAGAGGATAAACAGGTGCAATTCTCTACCTTTTTTACGTGCCGTTATTGTGATATATACAGTTGCCACTTGTCTACATCACAGGTCATGATCACGGTTGCTTGAGGCACGGAAGGGCAAGGATGTTGTTGCACAAATTTCTACTGGTTTACCATTTTTACTGCTCATTCCATCTACTCCTAAACATTAAATACAGTGAAAACTAAAGATGACTGCTGTTATGGGTTGAGGAATCGATTTCTGATAACACTATAACTgcttttttaatacttttttgaGACAACTCTGGGTCCAGATTTACAAACAAATGCGTCAAATCAAGTAAGTCAAATCAGTTCACTGGTTCCTAAAATATTCACTGACAACATCAGACATGTGTGTTCGAATaagtcaaatgtttttattggctCAAGATGCACTAAATGTTTCCAGTGATGCCTCAAAGCCCTTTGACATATGTGCTCCAAACTTTGTGTTGGAGCACCAAAAAATAAACcgagaaacattttctttagGTTTCTGGGGCCACAGTTTCCACTGATTTACTGTGAAATcaaaccttttttgttttaattagggTGCACTTATTAAAGGTGCAAGATGCTAAAATATGTACAAGTATTCCAGCGAATAAAGTCGATGAGTTGCATCTTTACTTGTGTCTGCAACACCATCCAGTGCAAACAGTATCCCTCAGCAGgaggcagctgcagcagcagagtcacTAGCACAGTGGTAGTTGTAGCAGGTAAGACTGTGGTAACTGCATATTTGCTCTgttgacagacagctgctcgGGGCTACAGTGAGTTATTGGCTCACCTCTCTATGCACTCCTCACATCCTGGCCCCCCTCCAGGCCGACTGCGCACTCTCCCTTCTGGGGCTACCCTCGTGTAGGATTACCCATTCCACAGGGAGCCTGCATGACTGGCCAGTTGGCTCACTGACTCACTGCTGGACTGATGGATGGGCTGATTGTCTAGTAGGGATGGACTGTGTAAAAAATGATGGGCTAATGTTGGGCCCACTCATGACTGACTAAATAACTAGCCAAGTGACTGAACAGATAGTTTACCTTGACCATCCTTAAGGCTCCATTTACCTCTGTCCTTCAAAGAAAACCAAGAAGTTTTCAAACTATATGTCCATACTTTCTTAAAAGATTGGGAAACCATTTCTGTAAAgctaaaaatgtgaacaaactGGTAAAAATCTAGCCTGGGTTTAATTGTGGTCCAATACTACAGAGACTCAACCAGAGAACAAAGATGGAGCTGATACATCGGTCTATATTCTGAGACCATTTAATGACAAACATCAGTCggtcacaacacaaacaaaaacacatgcaaacacaaatgtACATGCTTGTATACTCATTACTTCATATCCCAAGGATTAGTGTGAGTctccttcaaacacacacacacacacacacacctgacactgTCTGTCCTCTGAGCTCATGACACCAGCCAATACAAAGCTAATATTTTACCGGCTAGCAAACAGCTTGACTCAGGGTGGGTAATCTGCAAAGCTGTATTTTAGTGTCAACAGGCCTCTGTGTTTACACACAGCACCGGTGGTTAGTGTGAGCATTATagattgtgtgtatatatgcatgggttgtgtgtgtctgtttgtgtgtgtgtgtgtgtgtgtgtgtgtgtgtgcttgtgtgtataaTGGCATTGGTATCGGCTGTAACATGCGTGGGAACTGTATAATGCTGGCTCTAGGGCTGGGAATGGGAGAGTGACCAACCCTGCCAACACTTGCCCAAACAAACCTTTTGGCCAGAGCttgctgcaaacacacacacacacacacacacacacacatacacacatacacacacagggccAGCCACCAGTTGGCACTTAAGTGGACACTGGCATGTGTTCCCTTGTGAGCCGGTGAGAAGGAGGCTGCAGTGCAAACACTTTGTCAATGTCACATTCCCAATGTGAACGGAGGGGAAAGTCCTGTTTTACCCTTGAAATGGCCGACCCCACAACACACACCCCTGCCACGCCTTGCaatgccaacacacacaaagccgTACACTCGCGGTCTTGTCACGGTCCAACATTCATGAGCTTGAGCTCCTTCGTAAGCTCTGTGTTTTTGGCATTTATGCTTCACAGCTGAGGGTGATGAGAaataagggagagagagatgcaggaTGTCAAAGGCAGGACTTGAACTCACAGACACATGCTTCTTTTATAGAGGTTAACTAATAAATTTGATAGCTTTTATTTGCTGTTAATTTTTTCCACACGCTTATCAcaaatcatataaaacatgagGAATGTAGTCCAGCAGCGATTAATCTCCTTCTTGCATGTTCATTTCAGCTGCCTGCCTGATCTAaagatgtctctctctctgtctgtcctctatTGCATCCTCAGAGGAGGGCGTTACTACATTTTTATCATGGCAAAACCGAGACAGGCAAACCTTATCTGCGTTAtgctgatgtcacagtgaaatgactagctcaatgtgtgtgtttcatacaGGAAACTAGGGATGAACGCAACACTTTGTacagctgcttcacaataaaaacctTCCATGGGCCAACTACTGGAAACTGCAGTTGGTATTGACTTGGTCACTGGAGAAAGTGACTGGATCAAGTTTAAATTTCtctctgaaagagaaaaagcagtGAATTGGTCAGACAAAGAGGCGCAAGGCAATGCACATAGCTGAGTTACATCTCTACCCTCCAACTTAAAACATGGGTGGTACCGTGCCCATATCATAGGTACTGATCACGGCTGCATGAAGGTGTGGCACAGCAAAGGTATCTGGCTTAATGGAGATCTGCCAGTTGGctgaagaaagacagagataatATCGGAGACATTGTCAATGGGTTAATTAGGAAAGATTTTGAAGCCTGGATTTGCGTGTATACATCATTTCCATGCTGTCAGTTTTCAAGAGTCAGAATTTAAAACAATGGTTCAAACTTTGGGATGAGCTGGGAAGAGCAAGGGTCAATATTGGCTAT from the Thunnus albacares chromosome 21, fThuAlb1.1, whole genome shotgun sequence genome contains:
- the pde7a gene encoding high affinity cAMP-specific 3',5'-cyclic phosphodiesterase 7A isoform X6, with amino-acid sequence MLDVRVRSQVGFEPERRSSHPYLCIDFRTLHVRLGCGSASSAPERRVHRLLSFQRYLHSSRLLRGVPQQIPLHILDEDYTGQARCMLEKVGNWNFDIFLFDRLTNGNSLITLTFHLLNQYGLVELFQLDMVKLWRFLVMVQEDYHGDNPYHNAVHAADVTQAMYCYMREPMLAKSLTSYDILLGLLAAATHDLDHPGVNQPFLIKTDHYLATLYRNTSVLENHHWKSAVGLLRETGLFSHLPAEDRLSMERELGSLILATDISRQNDYLSRFRLHLDQENLCLSSASHRHFILQMALKCADICNPCRPWELSKQWSEKVTEEFFQQGDIERKHKLEVSPLCDRDNNTVGNIQIGFMTYVAEPLFAEWARFSDTRLSQTMLGHMGLNKASWGGLQQEQTAVSEEGEPSTAGADTEDGAAPRRNGNTATGAGGTSSKEIPQGSRES
- the pde7a gene encoding high affinity cAMP-specific 3',5'-cyclic phosphodiesterase 7A isoform X1; translation: MEVCYQLPVLPLDRPVPKHVLSRRGAISFSSSSSLFGAPDPRQLSQRRGAISYDSSDQTALYIRMLGTCVIFKQLFARDVRVRSQVGFEPERRSSHPYLCIDFRTLHVRLGCGSASSAPERRVHRLLSFQRYLHSSRLLRGVPQQIPLHILDEDYTGQARCMLEKVGNWNFDIFLFDRLTNGNSLITLTFHLLNQYGLVELFQLDMVKLWRFLVMVQEDYHGDNPYHNAVHAADVTQAMYCYMREPMLAKSLTSYDILLGLLAAATHDLDHPGVNQPFLIKTDHYLATLYRNTSVLENHHWKSAVGLLRETGLFSHLPAEDRLSMERELGSLILATDISRQNDYLSRFRLHLDQENLCLSSASHRHFILQMALKCADICNPCRPWELSKQWSEKVTEEFFQQGDIERKHKLEVSPLCDRDNNTVGNIQIGFMTYVAEPLFAEWARFSDTRLSQTMLGHMGLNKASWGGLQQEQTAVSEEGEPSTAGADTEDGAAPRRNGNTATGAGGTSSKEIPQGSRES
- the pde7a gene encoding high affinity cAMP-specific 3',5'-cyclic phosphodiesterase 7A isoform X5 encodes the protein MLGDVRVRSQVGFEPERRSSHPYLCIDFRTLHVRLGCGSASSAPERRVHRLLSFQRYLHSSRLLRGVPQQIPLHILDEDYTGQARCMLEKVGNWNFDIFLFDRLTNGNSLITLTFHLLNQYGLVELFQLDMVKLWRFLVMVQEDYHGDNPYHNAVHAADVTQAMYCYMREPMLAKSLTSYDILLGLLAAATHDLDHPGVNQPFLIKTDHYLATLYRNTSVLENHHWKSAVGLLRETGLFSHLPAEDRLSMERELGSLILATDISRQNDYLSRFRLHLDQENLCLSSASHRHFILQMALKCADICNPCRPWELSKQWSEKVTEEFFQQGDIERKHKLEVSPLCDRDNNTVGNIQIGFMTYVAEPLFAEWARFSDTRLSQTMLGHMGLNKASWGGLQQEQTAVSEEGEPSTAGADTEDGAAPRRNGNTATGAGGTSSKEIPQGSRES
- the pde7a gene encoding high affinity cAMP-specific 3',5'-cyclic phosphodiesterase 7A isoform X4 is translated as MEVCYQLPVLPLDRPVPKHVLSRRGAISFSSSSSLFGAPDPRQLSQRRGAISYDSSDQTALYIRMLVRLGCGSASSAPERRVHRLLSFQRYLHSSRLLRGVPQQIPLHILDEDYTGQARCMLEKVGNWNFDIFLFDRLTNGNSLITLTFHLLNQYGLVELFQLDMVKLWRFLVMVQEDYHGDNPYHNAVHAADVTQAMYCYMREPMLAKSLTSYDILLGLLAAATHDLDHPGVNQPFLIKTDHYLATLYRNTSVLENHHWKSAVGLLRETGLFSHLPAEDRLSMERELGSLILATDISRQNDYLSRFRLHLDQENLCLSSASHRHFILQMALKCADICNPCRPWELSKQWSEKVTEEFFQQGDIERKHKLEVSPLCDRDNNTVGNIQIGFMTYVAEPLFAEWARFSDTRLSQTMLGHMGLNKASWGGLQQEQTAVSEEGEPSTAGADTEDGAAPRRNGNTATGAGGTSSKEIPQGSRES